One Hevea brasiliensis isolate MT/VB/25A 57/8 chromosome 5, ASM3005281v1, whole genome shotgun sequence genomic region harbors:
- the LOC131180226 gene encoding uncharacterized protein LOC131180226: MKGVMRFGKKGKLAPRYIGPFEVTDRVGAVAYRLELPPNLSHVHPVFHISMLRKYIPDPSHVLQSDVIELKENLTFEEQPVAIMDYQVRQLRSKQIPMVKVLWRSQSVEECTWESERDIRSKYPQFAEIRQLSGSVNFRPDRPATGKVSELDRGFGYPTIVRHPERVPEVRIGKGEPGQPSSSAQPPQ; this comes from the exons atgaagggagtcatgagatttggaaagaagggcaagttggcacctcggtatattggaccttttgaggttactgatagagttggagcagttgcctaccggttggagctaccacccaacctttctcacgttcatcccgtgtttcacatctctatgctcaggaaatacattcccgatccttctcatgtactacagtcggatgtaatagaactaaaggagaacttgacatttgaggagcaacctgtagccataatggactaccaagtgagacagctgagatcaaaacagatccctatggttaaggttttgtggaggagccagtcagtggaagagtgcacctgggagtcagaacgggacatacgtagcaa gtatcctcaattcgcggaaattcgacagttgtccggatctgtgaatttccggccagacagaccagctactggaaaagtctccgaattggatcgaggttttggctaccccaccattgtcaggcatcccgagcgcgttcccgaagtcagaatcggcaaag gtgagccgggacagccttcttcctccgcccaaccgccacagtga